Proteins encoded together in one Pantoea sp. CCBC3-3-1 window:
- the rluF gene encoding 23S rRNA pseudouridine(2604) synthase RluF, with protein sequence MLTNSSIRLNKYISESGICSRRDADRYVEQGNVFINGKRAAVGDQVFPGDVVKVNGQLIEPRDEEDLVLIALNKPVGIITTMEEGERDNISDFVNHSKRVFPIGRLDKDSQGLIFLTNHGDLVNKILRAGNNHEKEYVVTVNKAVTDEFIQGMSAGVPMLGTVTKKCKVTREAPFVFRITLVQGLNRQIRRMCKHFGYEVTKLERTRIMNVNLKGLPLGEWRDLTDDELIELFKLLENSSSEDKPAKKAPAKAKAPAARKPSAGGVKGAEKPAGNAASRKRFVQPGRKKKGR encoded by the coding sequence ATGCTGACCAACTCATCTATTCGTCTTAACAAATACATTAGCGAGAGCGGTATCTGTTCTCGTCGTGACGCCGATCGCTATGTCGAACAGGGCAACGTTTTTATTAACGGCAAGCGAGCTGCCGTAGGCGATCAGGTATTCCCCGGCGATGTGGTGAAGGTAAACGGTCAGCTGATTGAGCCGCGTGATGAAGAAGATCTGGTGCTTATCGCCCTGAATAAGCCGGTTGGCATTATCACCACCATGGAAGAAGGCGAGCGGGATAACATCAGCGATTTTGTTAATCACAGCAAGCGCGTCTTTCCTATCGGCCGTCTCGATAAAGACTCTCAGGGGCTAATTTTCCTGACCAACCACGGCGATCTGGTGAATAAAATCCTGCGTGCCGGGAACAATCACGAAAAAGAGTATGTGGTCACGGTCAACAAAGCGGTCACCGATGAATTTATTCAGGGCATGAGCGCAGGCGTTCCGATGCTGGGCACCGTTACCAAAAAATGTAAAGTAACCCGCGAAGCGCCCTTTGTGTTCCGCATCACGCTGGTACAAGGTCTTAACCGTCAGATCCGCCGTATGTGTAAGCACTTTGGTTATGAAGTCACTAAGCTTGAACGTACGCGAATTATGAACGTCAACCTGAAAGGACTGCCGCTGGGTGAATGGCGCGATCTCACCGACGATGAACTGATTGAGCTTTTTAAGCTGCTGGAAAACTCGTCTTCAGAAGATAAACCCGCGAAGAAGGCACCGGCTAAAGCCAAAGCGCCCGCAGCCAGGAAACCGTCGGCAGGCGGCGTTAAAGGTGCGGAAAAACCGGCTGGCAACGCGGCATCTCGTAAACGCTTTGTCCAGCCAGGCCGTAAAAAGAAAGGGCGTTAA
- the fabY gene encoding fatty acid biosynthesis protein FabY: MYHLRVPETAEELDAYYQFRWEMLRKPLHQPMGSERDAWDALAHHQMVVDERGEPVAVGRLYINAENEAAIRFLAVHPSVQGKGLGTLVAMTLESVARQEGAKRVVCSAREDAVEFFSKLGYHNEGEITAPQTTPVRHFLMIKPVITLDDILHRADWCGQLQQAWYNHIPLSEKMGVRILQYTGQKFITTMPENGNQNPHHTLFAGSLFSLATLTGWGLIWLLLRERHLGGTIILADAHIRYSHPITGKPGAIADLGSLSGDLDRLARGRKARVQLEVELYGNEECGAVFEGVYLVLPADPDGPLEPAGSNHWPEP, encoded by the coding sequence ATGTATCATCTTCGAGTACCTGAAACCGCAGAAGAGCTGGATGCTTACTATCAGTTCCGCTGGGAAATGCTGCGCAAACCGCTTCATCAGCCAATGGGCTCTGAACGGGATGCATGGGATGCGCTGGCGCATCATCAAATGGTTGTGGATGAGCGGGGCGAGCCGGTTGCGGTAGGGCGGCTTTATATTAATGCCGAGAACGAAGCGGCTATTCGCTTTCTTGCCGTGCATCCCTCGGTGCAGGGAAAAGGACTGGGAACGCTGGTGGCCATGACGCTGGAGTCCGTCGCGCGTCAGGAAGGTGCCAAGCGGGTAGTCTGTAGCGCTCGTGAAGATGCCGTCGAGTTTTTCTCTAAGCTCGGGTATCACAATGAGGGTGAAATTACCGCGCCGCAAACGACCCCGGTTCGCCACTTTCTGATGATCAAACCGGTCATCACGCTGGATGATATTCTGCATCGCGCTGACTGGTGTGGGCAGCTGCAACAGGCCTGGTATAACCACATCCCGCTGAGTGAAAAAATGGGCGTGCGCATTTTGCAGTACACCGGCCAAAAATTTATCACTACCATGCCTGAAAACGGCAACCAGAACCCGCACCATACACTTTTCGCTGGCAGCCTGTTTTCTCTGGCTACGCTAACCGGCTGGGGGCTGATCTGGCTGCTGCTGCGTGAACGTCATCTGGGCGGGACGATTATCCTGGCGGACGCGCATATTCGCTACAGCCATCCGATTACGGGAAAACCTGGCGCGATTGCCGATCTTGGCTCGCTGAGCGGCGATCTGGATCGCCTCGCTCGCGGCCGTAAAGCGCGCGTACAGCTCGAAGTGGAGCTGTACGGCAACGAAGAGTGTGGCGCGGTATTTGAAGGCGTCTATCTGGTGCTGCCAGCCGATCCGGATGGCCCGCTGGAGCCAGCCGGTTCTAACCACTGGCCGGAGCCTTAA
- a CDS encoding AsmA family protein: MKSIGKILLSLLLLVLLAIVVIYLLLQTRPGARWISATISANSAWHLTFSKMEHNFSDPAHLILNDVSFGERDRPATLTAKKVDLGLSVVQFTEPLHFASIWLEQGSLTLAEHSRSVPLSANRLQLNKMAVNRAYGEFPITAQGVDGGVMPWKPAANDFIGNDARFQLSAASLNVKGIPVTNLLLQGRTSNKQLAIDNFGADVALGSITASAQRDAQNNWQVASLRLNSIRLQSQLSLNDFLAPLMTLPSVHFDRVDITDARLEGNDWAITDLDLALKNIRLQDGDWQSDDGALSMNASTFVNGSLQLNDPIVNMTFSPTGIALTQASSRWANGLIRTSGNWTRSDKKLTLDELAIAGMEYTLPGNWRQRWQANLPAWLNSVELTKFSASHNLIIDIDPAFPLQMTSLDGNGSHLLLARDRQWGIWSGQLSFNAAEATFNRVDLRHPSVALNADGNTINLTELSAFAGEGMVEGTATISQQPRRALSLTLNGRQVPVNLLHDWGWPALSLEGNGDLQLKAQASLAQEMPLRPTVNGTLSVSAGDKSLQQTMQAGQVAGSQ; the protein is encoded by the coding sequence ATGAAATCAATTGGGAAAATTTTGCTGTCGCTGCTGCTGCTCGTACTGCTGGCAATAGTGGTGATCTACCTGTTGCTACAAACCCGGCCTGGCGCACGCTGGATCAGCGCCACGATCAGTGCAAACAGTGCCTGGCACCTGACTTTCAGCAAAATGGAGCACAACTTTTCCGATCCCGCGCATCTGATCCTCAATGACGTCTCGTTCGGTGAGCGAGATCGGCCCGCCACGCTAACAGCAAAAAAAGTCGATTTGGGCCTGAGCGTCGTACAGTTTACCGAGCCCTTGCATTTTGCCAGCATCTGGCTGGAACAGGGCTCGCTGACACTGGCAGAGCATTCCCGATCTGTGCCCCTTTCTGCAAACCGTCTGCAACTTAACAAGATGGCGGTCAACAGGGCATATGGCGAATTTCCCATCACCGCGCAAGGCGTGGACGGCGGTGTGATGCCGTGGAAACCTGCCGCTAATGATTTCATTGGTAACGATGCTCGGTTCCAGCTGAGCGCCGCCTCGCTGAACGTTAAAGGTATTCCTGTCACTAATTTGCTGCTTCAAGGCCGTACCAGCAATAAACAGCTGGCGATTGATAATTTTGGCGCTGACGTGGCGTTAGGTTCCATCACCGCCAGCGCGCAACGCGACGCACAGAATAACTGGCAGGTAGCGTCTTTACGGTTGAACAGTATTCGTCTGCAAAGTCAGCTTTCGCTCAACGATTTCCTTGCACCGCTAATGACGCTCCCCTCCGTGCATTTTGATCGCGTGGATATCACCGATGCCCGCCTGGAAGGCAACGACTGGGCCATCACCGATTTGGATTTAGCGCTGAAAAACATCAGGCTACAGGATGGCGACTGGCAGAGCGATGACGGGGCGCTGTCGATGAATGCCAGCACCTTTGTTAACGGCAGCCTGCAACTGAACGATCCCATTGTGAACATGACCTTTTCACCGACCGGCATCGCTCTCACGCAGGCCAGTTCTCGCTGGGCGAATGGACTGATTCGTACTTCCGGTAACTGGACCCGCAGCGACAAAAAACTAACGCTGGATGAACTGGCAATCGCGGGCATGGAATATACTCTGCCGGGCAACTGGCGTCAGCGCTGGCAGGCTAACCTCCCCGCCTGGCTGAACAGCGTAGAACTGACAAAATTCTCCGCCAGCCACAATCTGATTATTGATATCGATCCGGCCTTCCCGCTGCAAATGACTTCGCTGGATGGTAACGGCAGCCATTTACTGCTGGCCCGCGATCGTCAATGGGGCATCTGGTCAGGACAGTTAAGTTTCAATGCCGCGGAAGCGACGTTCAATCGCGTCGATTTACGCCATCCTTCCGTGGCGCTCAATGCCGATGGCAACACTATCAACCTCACTGAACTGAGCGCTTTTGCCGGAGAAGGGATGGTTGAAGGGACAGCGACAATTTCACAGCAGCCACGGCGAGCGCTGTCGTTAACGCTGAATGGTCGCCAGGTGCCGGTGAACCTGCTGCATGACTGGGGATGGCCAGCGCTCTCTTTAGAAGGAAACGGTGATTTGCAGCTGAAGGCACAGGCCAGCCTGGCACAGGAGATGCCATTACGTCCAACCGTCAACGGCACGCTTTCCGTTTCCGCTGGCGACAAATCCTTGCAGCAAACCATGCAGGCGGGCCAGGTCGCCGGTTCGCAGTAA